Within Chelatococcus sp. HY11, the genomic segment CGCGGAAGATCAAGGCGAGCGGCGCGGCACCCTGCGGCTATACCTCCACATGGCTGACGTGGATTCACCTCGAGAATTTCGCCGCCTGGAACAACCAGCCCTATGGCACCAAGGAGAACGGTCTCGCCGGCCTTGATGTTCAGCTCAAGATCGACGCGCCGATCTACGCCAATCACTTCCAGGCCGTGGCGGATCTCGCCAAGGAAGGTGTCTTCCGCTACGGCGGGCGGACGTCTGAGGCCAAAAACCTCTTCCTCAGCGGTGAATGCGCTATCCTGACCGAATCCTCCGGTGGCCTGGGGGATATCGTCAAGTCGGGCATGAATTACGGTATCGGCCAGTTACCTTATGACAGCGCGGCGGCCGGTGCGCCGCAGAACACCACTCCCGGTGGCGCGAGCCTGTGGGTCTTCGCCGGTCATAAGCCGGCGGAATACAAGGGCGTGGCAGCTTTCTTCGAATTCCTGTCAAAGACGGATATCCAGTCTCGCCTCCATCAGGTGTCCGGCTATCTGCCGGTGACGCTCGCGGCCTATGACGCGACCAAGAAGTCGGGCTTCTATGAGAAGAACCCCGGCCGTGAGACGCCTATCCTGCAGATGATGGGCAAGGCGCCGACGGAAAATTCCAAGGGCGTGCGTCTCGTCAACCTGC encodes:
- the ugpB gene encoding sn-glycerol-3-phosphate ABC transporter substrate-binding protein UgpB, producing MTLRGFIPGFAAALALTVSAPALAATEISWWHAMTGANNEVVETLAKEFNASQSDYKVVPVFKGTYPETLNAGIAAFRAKQPPHIIQVFDVGTGVMMGAEGAVKPVAEVLNEGGAKFDKSQYLPGIVAYYSKPDGTMLSFPYNSSSPILYYNKDAFQKAGLDVNAPPKTWNDVFEAARKIKASGAAPCGYTSTWLTWIHLENFAAWNNQPYGTKENGLAGLDVQLKIDAPIYANHFQAVADLAKEGVFRYGGRTSEAKNLFLSGECAILTESSGGLGDIVKSGMNYGIGQLPYDSAAAGAPQNTTPGGASLWVFAGHKPAEYKGVAAFFEFLSKTDIQSRLHQVSGYLPVTLAAYDATKKSGFYEKNPGRETPILQMMGKAPTENSKGVRLVNLPQVRDIQNEEFEKMLAGQQTAKQALDSAVKRGNAAIKQALGQ